From Blattabacterium cuenoti, a single genomic window includes:
- a CDS encoding carboxy terminal-processing peptidase has translation MNFKIKKLNNIKSIIIGFLFIFSLSFCSPLGEQEKHRLILKTTYKTLYFLHINPISIDNNFSQKVYNKYFEKLDNQKRFFLQKDVEDFSLYKEQIDDFWIHGNPIFFNIIIKRFFQRIEEAESICFHILKKSFDFNKKEIFFIEKKNSFYPKNKKEWTEKWRKYLKYLTLIEIITYKNPKKITSKNPKKIWKNIFINNEKKSREKVKEYIQEYFRKLKIKKEQDWFSIYVNTITSQYDPHTNFFSPKEKEIFDLNISGQTEGIGVELQDDKGYPTVVKLIVGGPAWKNKKIEIGDKIIRIAKNANSESKNVVGMLLENSIHLIRGKKGSQVRLTLQKKNGSIEEVILTRDIIEKKEIFAKSAIILDENKNKYGYICLPEFYFNPKNKNGKNAAKDIKKIIQELKKENVKGILIDIRNNGGGSLDTVIEIAGFFLGKVPIVQIGKSNKKKKILKSYENKILWTGPLVILVNELSASASEILAASIADYKRGIIVGSHQTYGKGTVQTIYPLNRFLFSNEELGALKFTINKFYRVNGSSTQLKGVKSDIVIPSHMKNIFLKYMEKNQIYPMKWDYTAPVPDIYDYYKNLYLENIKHKSIKRLKENKNFINIYKIIQSLERLENKFSNEKRFSLNWEEFYYENLKTKRINQNIIKLRNILKICGKKVFTNHYKIIFNTKELEEQEEWKKNMNKDFYIAECINILRDFNENP, from the coding sequence GTGAATTTTAAAATAAAAAAATTGAATAATATTAAGTCCATAATAATTGGTTTCTTATTTATTTTTTCATTAAGTTTTTGTTCTCCATTAGGAGAACAAGAAAAACATCGTTTAATACTCAAAACAACATATAAAACACTTTACTTTTTACACATAAATCCTATTTCTATAGATAATAATTTTTCACAAAAAGTATATAACAAGTATTTTGAAAAATTAGATAATCAAAAACGCTTTTTTTTACAAAAAGATGTAGAAGATTTTTCTTTATATAAAGAACAAATAGACGATTTTTGGATTCATGGAAATCCTATTTTTTTTAATATTATTATAAAACGTTTTTTTCAAAGGATAGAAGAAGCAGAATCTATATGCTTCCATATCTTAAAAAAATCTTTTGATTTTAATAAAAAAGAAATATTTTTTATTGAAAAAAAGAATTCTTTTTATCCTAAAAATAAAAAAGAATGGACTGAAAAATGGAGAAAATACTTAAAATATTTAACATTAATAGAAATAATAACCTATAAAAACCCCAAAAAAATAACCTCCAAAAACCCCAAAAAAATTTGGAAAAATATATTTATTAACAACGAAAAAAAATCCAGAGAAAAAGTAAAAGAATATATTCAGGAATATTTTAGAAAATTAAAAATAAAAAAAGAACAAGATTGGTTTTCTATATATGTCAATACTATAACTTCTCAATATGATCCTCACACTAATTTTTTTTCTCCTAAAGAAAAAGAAATTTTTGATTTAAACATATCTGGACAAACAGAAGGAATTGGTGTTGAATTACAAGATGATAAAGGATATCCTACCGTAGTAAAACTCATTGTAGGCGGTCCTGCATGGAAAAACAAAAAAATAGAAATAGGAGATAAAATTATACGAATAGCAAAAAATGCTAACTCAGAATCTAAAAATGTTGTAGGTATGTTATTAGAAAATTCGATTCATTTAATAAGAGGAAAAAAAGGAAGTCAAGTTAGACTAACTCTTCAAAAGAAAAATGGATCGATAGAAGAAGTAATTCTCACTAGAGATATAATTGAAAAAAAAGAAATTTTTGCAAAAAGCGCCATAATTTTGGATGAAAACAAAAATAAATATGGTTATATATGTTTACCAGAATTTTATTTTAATCCTAAAAATAAAAATGGTAAAAATGCAGCTAAAGATATAAAAAAAATTATTCAAGAACTGAAAAAAGAAAATGTGAAAGGAATTCTGATCGATATAAGAAATAATGGAGGAGGATCTTTAGATACGGTCATAGAAATAGCTGGTTTTTTTTTAGGAAAAGTTCCTATTGTACAAATAGGTAAATCGAACAAAAAAAAAAAGATACTCAAAAGTTATGAAAATAAAATTTTATGGACAGGTCCTCTTGTCATTCTTGTGAACGAATTATCTGCTTCTGCTTCTGAAATTCTCGCGGCTTCTATAGCAGATTATAAAAGAGGAATTATAGTTGGAAGTCATCAAACATATGGAAAAGGAACTGTACAAACCATTTATCCATTAAACCGATTTTTATTTTCTAATGAAGAATTAGGTGCTTTAAAATTTACCATCAATAAATTTTATCGTGTAAATGGAAGTTCCACTCAATTAAAAGGAGTAAAATCCGATATAGTCATTCCGAGTCATATGAAAAATATATTTTTAAAATATATGGAAAAAAATCAAATTTATCCTATGAAATGGGATTATACGGCCCCTGTTCCTGATATTTATGATTATTATAAAAATTTATATTTAGAAAATATTAAACATAAGAGCATCAAACGTTTGAAAGAAAATAAAAATTTCATAAACATTTATAAAATAATACAATCATTAGAAAGATTAGAAAATAAATTTTCGAATGAAAAACGATTTTCTTTAAATTGGGAAGAATTTTATTATGAAAATTTAAAAACAAAAAGAATAAATCAAAATATTATAAAATTAAGAAATATATTGAAAATATGTGGAAAAAAAGTTTTCACGAATCATTACAAAATTATTTTTAATACAAAAGAATTAGAGGAACAAGAAGAATGGAAAAAGAATATGAATAAAGATTTTTATATAGCAGAATGTATCAATATATTACGAGATTTTAATGAAAATCCATAA